Proteins encoded within one genomic window of Haladaptatus sp. QDMS2:
- a CDS encoding flippase — MSTRNDNLLALLASSALVFVGVILASVSRLAERVVIARMFDPAVYGEVTIGLSIMVIGSTLALVGLNHGMPRYVSRYDDDRDIRGVWLVGFVFSLLTSLVVVGALLVNIDVLTRYFYDDAVSTDLLRLFILIIPLNVGFTIGIGFLRGMENTKYKFYAEDLIHPGIRLVLLVTILAAGFSILAVGYAYAIAVVIGLLVVHYFANRLVPLVGPVRTHSRELVSYSAPLILAMFLTVLLTQMDTLMVGFFRSSTEVGLYNAAYPLASSLLLFVSAFGYLYLPIISRLDAAGLRHEISAIYSVTTKWGFVATFPAFLAVLVFADDILTMFFSTEYAPAGIALAILSLGFFTSATMGHNRTTLAALGYTTHMLFADIITLAVNLVLNVVLIPIYGFAGAAVATSAAYIARNLVVYLVLRLKFGITPFSRITTTTYVLIPLVLAPLGYLVSTVVTFSVPLLVAFVVAIGLAELVIITVAGCLQPEDAVFIEFLEKSIGKELTFVRNYLPAAVEE; from the coding sequence ATGTCTACACGCAATGATAACCTCCTGGCGCTGCTCGCAAGCTCTGCACTCGTCTTCGTGGGCGTCATCCTCGCCTCCGTTTCCCGACTGGCAGAACGCGTCGTCATCGCGCGCATGTTCGACCCGGCCGTCTACGGCGAGGTGACTATTGGCCTCTCGATTATGGTCATCGGCTCTACGCTCGCGCTCGTCGGCCTGAACCACGGGATGCCGCGCTACGTCTCTCGGTACGACGACGACCGTGACATCCGCGGCGTGTGGTTGGTTGGCTTCGTCTTCTCGTTGCTGACGAGTCTCGTCGTCGTCGGCGCGCTGTTGGTGAACATCGACGTGCTCACGCGCTACTTCTACGACGACGCGGTCTCGACCGACCTCCTTCGGCTGTTCATCCTCATCATCCCGCTCAACGTCGGCTTCACGATTGGCATTGGCTTCCTGCGTGGGATGGAGAACACGAAGTACAAATTCTACGCAGAAGACCTCATCCACCCCGGGATTCGGCTGGTCTTGCTCGTCACGATTCTGGCGGCGGGCTTTTCGATTCTCGCCGTTGGCTACGCCTACGCCATCGCCGTCGTCATTGGCTTGCTCGTCGTTCACTACTTCGCAAACCGTCTCGTGCCCCTCGTCGGCCCCGTGAGAACGCACTCTCGCGAACTGGTCTCCTACTCCGCGCCGCTCATCCTCGCGATGTTCCTCACCGTGTTGCTCACGCAGATGGACACGCTCATGGTGGGCTTTTTCCGCTCTTCGACCGAGGTCGGCCTCTACAACGCCGCCTACCCACTCGCGAGTAGTCTTTTGCTGTTCGTCTCCGCGTTTGGCTATCTCTACTTGCCCATCATCTCGCGGCTCGACGCAGCGGGGCTTCGCCACGAAATCTCGGCCATCTACAGTGTGACGACCAAGTGGGGCTTCGTCGCCACCTTCCCTGCGTTCCTCGCGGTGCTCGTGTTCGCAGACGACATCCTCACAATGTTCTTCTCCACCGAGTACGCCCCTGCGGGCATCGCGCTCGCCATCCTCTCACTTGGCTTCTTCACGAGCGCGACGATGGGTCACAATCGGACGACGCTCGCCGCACTTGGCTACACGACCCACATGCTGTTTGCCGACATCATCACGCTCGCGGTCAACCTCGTGTTGAACGTCGTCCTCATCCCTATCTACGGGTTTGCGGGTGCGGCCGTCGCCACCTCTGCGGCGTACATCGCGCGGAATCTGGTCGTGTATCTCGTGTTACGGCTGAAGTTCGGCATCACGCCGTTTTCGCGCATCACCACGACGACGTACGTACTCATCCCGCTTGTGCTCGCCCCGCTTGGCTACCTCGTTTCCACCGTCGTGACGTTCTCTGTGCCCCTGTTGGTCGCATTCGTCGTCGCAATTGGCCTCGCAGAACTCGTCATCATCACGGTCGCTGGCTGCCTCCAGCCAGAGGATGCCGTCTTCATCGAATTCCTCGAAAAGTCCATCGGCAAGGAACTCACCTTCGTCCGCAACTACCTGCCAGCGGCAGTCGAGGAGTAG